GATACCGGAGGAGTTCGCTTACCTTTAGTACCTTTGTCAGATAAAGATCTCGAGTCCATTCATCAGATTATAAATAAGGTAAAGTCAAATGGAACCGAAAAGGGAGTGTGATCCCTTTTCGGTTTCTTTGTTGGCAGGAGAGGGATGGACCCTTTTAATTTAATCACATGTATGAGAGCAGCATGCTTGAGTCATACTACGTGAAAAGAGCGAAAGGAGCCCTGCCTTATGAAAGAATCTCCTCAAGAACAGGAAAAGGATAAATCCAAAGGGCAATCGTCCATTGTTGATAAGATCCAGCAGCTTGGTCAATCCAATGTACCTCAGCCAGCTGATTCCAATATTCATGTACTTCCAATAATTGGTCAAATTGAAGGTCACGTCCAACTGCCTTCTCAAAACAAAACTACGAAATATGAACATATGATTCCCCAGCTTATAGCCATTGAACAAAATCCAAAAATCGAAGGATTAGTCGTACTATTAAATACTGTGGGTGGAGATGTGGAAGCGGGACTTGCGATTTCAGAAATGATTGCTTCTTTATCTAAGCCAACTGTTTCCATCGTCCTCGGTGGAGGGCATTCCATTGGTGTTCCAATTGCTGTTTCCGCTGATTATTCATTTATTGCTGAAACAGCTACTATGACCATTCACCCGATCCGCATGACCGGACTAGTCATAGGTGTTCCACAAACATTTGAATACATGGATAAGATGCAGGATCGAGTGGTTAATTTTGTTACCAGACATTCCAATGTGGACGAGGAGAAATTTAAAGAACTCATGTTTGCAAAAGGTAATCTTACACGAGATATAGGTACAAATGTAGTCGGCCAACAAGCCGTAGACCATGGGCTTATCGATGCTGTAGGAGGAGTGAAAGAAGCAATGAGTAAACTGAATGAATTAATTGATCATAATAAAGAAAATGAGAAGAAGGTCGTTCAATGATTCATTATACACCGCTTAGTGAATACGATATTTTCCCTTCCCATGAAAAAGAGCAGCAAATTATTTACAATCAGGACAAAAAGTGTTCTGTAAAATGTCAGGATATGGGCGATGGAAAAAAACAAATTGTGCAAGTTTTGTCTACGGATCCAGCGCATTATATGGATCCATCCTTACAGCCTGGACAATGGTTGGACTCGTAACACACTCTTTTCATGTGGTATAATTATAATAATGGCTAGTCAGGATGTCGAACATGTTTTCTTCTCCTTCTCAGAAGAGACAGTCGGCATCCTTATCTTTTCAAGCTGCTTCTATTATTCTTTGAAACTAATTGGTGTGCATAGATGAATTAAAGGCTGCTCCGGCGTGCAGAAGTATAAACAACTAATTTGGAGGTGTCTATTTAATGGCTAGAAAAAGAAAATCTTCTTCAAAATCTAAGAAAAAACAGTCTGGATTAAAACAGCAAGTTAAATTTGAATTGATGGGACTGCTGTTTATCTTAATTGCTGTCTTTGGAAGTGGAGCTTCAGCTATCAGCGATGGAGCTGTGCCTGGTGGACTTGAGCGCATCTGGCAGTTTTTCTTCGGGGTCTGGTATTTTGTAGCTTCACTATTCTTTCTTATACTCGGTGTCTTCTTAATGGTTAAGAGAAGTTGGCCATCTTTCCTACATAAACGTTTAATTGGAGTATATATTGTATTTGTCTCGCTATTATTATTTACTCACTTAGAAACTTTATCCGATGAACTGGCAGCAGGTGAAGGTTCAATTTTAGCTATGACCTGGGAACGGATTACCGGCATGATGCGGGGAGAGTTGTCTTTCTATAGTATCGGCGGCGGACTTTCCGGAGCCTTTCTACTATCCGTAACCTATTTTCTCTTCTCAGGTACTGGAGCGGCTATTTTATCGTTCTTCCTATTTTTAATCGGGATCATATTTATTAGTGAATGGTCAATTGGCAACTTCGTAAGCGTAGTTGGAAACAAAGGAAAAGACCTATTACAGGACCAGGTTAAGCGTATTAAAGAATCAAGGGCTCATCCTAAAGAAAAAAAATCCCAACGAGAAAAACCTGAAGAAACGACGGTTATTGAAATTAATGAGCCTGAGACTAGTGAATATGAAAATCCGGCTGAACCGATTATTCAGGACTTTACAGACCATGCATACGCAAATGAAGATAAAACGGAAAGTCAGTTATCCGAAAATATTTCTTCTAAAGAAGATTATGAGGGAGAGGAACCCGGTCTGGAGAAATCTATGCCGACGGCTGAATTAGAAAATTTCGATTATCAACTACCTAGTATGGAACTTTTGGATGAACCCACTTCAAGTCCTCAAAGTCAGGGGCGTTCCCACATTCAGGCAACGGTTCGTAAACTCGAAAAAACATTTCAGAGTTTCGGTGTCAAAGCAAAAGTTACCAAAGTGCATGTTGGTCCTGCCGTTACGAAGTACGAGGTGTATCCAGATACCGGTGTTAAAGTAAGTAAAATAGTTAATTTAAATGATGACCTGGCGCTGGCGCTGGCAGCTAAGGATATTCGTATTGAAGCTCCCATTCCCGGGAAGTCTGCTGTAGGAATTGAAGTTCCTAATCAAGAAATATCCATGGTTTCTTTGAGGGAAGTTTTGGAAACAGGGAAGTCCAACACAGAAGCAAAATTAGGTTTTGCTTTGGGCAGAGATATCTCTGGTGAGGCTGTTATGTCTGAGTTAAACAAGATGCCGCACCTGCTTGTAGCTGGAGCCACAGGCAGTGGTAAAAGTGTATGTATCAACGGTATTATTACGAGCATCTTAATGCGGGCGAAACCTCACGAGGTGAAAATGATGATGATTGATCCGAAAAAAGTAGAGTTAAATGTGTATAATGGGATTCCTCATTTACTGGCTCCAGTGGTAACTGATCCTAAAAAAGCGTCACGTGCACTTAAAAAAGTTGTATCAGAAATGGAACGACGCTATGATTTATTTTCAGAAACAGGTACCAGAAATATAGAAAGTTATAACGAATATATAAAAAAACACAATAAAGAAAGCGAAGATACACAGCCTCAGCTTCCTTATATCGTTGTACTGGTGGATGAACTTGCTGACTTAATGATGGTTGCGTCAAATGAAGTTGAAGACGCAATTACCCGATTGGCCCAAATGGCACGTGCGGCCGGCATCCATTTAATTATCGCTACTCAGCGTCCTTCCGTAGATGTTATTACAGGGGTCATTAAAGCTAATATTCCTTCACGTATTGCGTTTAGCGTTTCCTCTCAAACAGATTCCAGAACTATTTTGGATTCAGGAGGAGCAGAGAAACTGTTAGGACGAGGAGATATGCTCTTTACGCCGGTTGGATCTAATAAGCCAACCAGGGTACAGGGAGCTTTTCTTTCTGATGAAGAAGTGGAACGTGTGGTCAATTTCTGTGTAGAACAGCAGAAAGCTCAATATCAAGAAGAGATGATTCCAGAAGAAGAAAATGAAGTGAAGCAGGAAGTAGATGATGATCTTTATCCTGAAGCAGTACAGATGGTTATTGAGATGCAAAGTGCCAGTGTATCGATGATTCAGCGGAGATTCAGGGTGGGCTATACACGAGCTGCCCGGTTAATTGATGCGATGGAGGATAATGGAATCGTAGGACCCTATGAAGGAAGTAAGCCAAGGTCTGTACTCGTCTCACAAGTATCGGAAGAACAGTCCTCTTAATTGATCATCAGAGCAGCTAATATAGCTGAAAATAGTTATTAAGTCATAAATAGAGTTAGGACAAAACAGAAAAATGTCCTAACTCTATTTATTTATTTGTGGAATAGTGTTATATTAATTAAAAATTATGATGTGTCAAACGTCAGATGTCAGATCACTTAATTGCAGTTTAATAGACTTGGGGTGTAGATAATGTCCATAAAGCACGATACACGTCACCTGTACTTGCAGGTGATTGAACAGATAAAAAAAGATATTGAAAACGGTATCTTCATCGAAAAGCAAAAATTACCCTCTGAGTTTCAATTATCTAAATCTCTTGGAGTTTCAAGAGCGACATTAAGAGAAGCACTTCGAATCCTGGAAGAAGAAGGAGTTGTAACCAGAAGACATGGCGTGGGGACATTTGTTAATCCTAAGCCGCTTTTTACCTCCGGAATAGAGGAACTTGATAGTGTAACAGGGATGATTGCAAAGTCGGGCATGCGTCCTGGGACGCAGTACCTCACAGCTGAACTTGTGGAGGCTACTATAGAAGACCGTAAACGATTCGCTGTTATGGATCTACATAATTTAGCAAAAGTGGAACGTGTCCGTACAGCAGACGAGGAGCCGGTCGTTTATTGCATTGATAAAATCCCTGAGGGACTTCTGCCTATTGACCAAATTCGAGAAGCAGACTCTATGTTCGGAATCCTTGAAGCATACACAGGGAAATCGATCAGCTATGCGGTCACTCACATCGAACCTATTGGTTATCATGAAAAAATTTCACCAATCTTAAATTGCGAACCAGAACAAGCTTTACTTTTATTAAAACAAATGCATTACACAGTGGATGATGAACCAATGCTTTTGTCTTCCAATTACTTTAGGGCTGACAAATTCAGTTTCCATGTTTTAAGAAAAAGAGTGTAAGCGTTTTCAATAGTGTGTACCAATGACTATTTTGGGAGGTGAGGCTTGCTGAAAAAGGGTAAAAGAAACACTCCAAAGGGTTTCAGGCGTCAAACTTAATAAATTAGGGGGAGTTATTTTGTTTAAAAATCGTCGTTTTCTTTTAGTTTTTTCACTCTTATTAGTCATTGGTTTAGTTCTTGGAGCATGTGGTGCTTCTGATGATGGAGGAGACTCAGCAGAGGATTCAGGTGGAGATAGTGAGAACAACACGGAAAACTCTTCTGAAAACGGTAGTAACGAAGATTTCTCAGTAGCTATGGTTACAGATGTAGGCGGCGTGGACGACAAATCGTTTAACCAGTCTGCATGGGAAGGTTTGCAAGCATTTGGCGAAGAAAATGGAATGTCTAAAGGTGAAGGTTATGACTATGCTCAATCAGAAAGTGATGCAGACTATAATACGAACCTAAACCGTCTTGTCCGTCAGGATTATAACTTAATTTATGGAATTGGATACTTATTACAGCCAGCTATTGAAGAGGTTGCCGCTCAATATCCAGATACAAACTTTGCGATCGTTGACTCAGGTGCAGAAGGTGACAACGTCGCGAGTATTTTATTTAAAGAACATCAGGGATCTTTCCTGGCTGGTGTGGCTGCAGCAAAGAAAACCCAGTCCAATCAAGTTGGATTCGTAGGTGGAGTAGATGGAGCCTTGATCAACAAGTTTGAAGCTGGTTTTGAGGCCGGTGTTAAATCTGTAAATGCTGA
The Halobacillus halophilus DSM 2266 DNA segment above includes these coding regions:
- a CDS encoding FtsK/SpoIIIE family DNA translocase; protein product: MARKRKSSSKSKKKQSGLKQQVKFELMGLLFILIAVFGSGASAISDGAVPGGLERIWQFFFGVWYFVASLFFLILGVFLMVKRSWPSFLHKRLIGVYIVFVSLLLFTHLETLSDELAAGEGSILAMTWERITGMMRGELSFYSIGGGLSGAFLLSVTYFLFSGTGAAILSFFLFLIGIIFISEWSIGNFVSVVGNKGKDLLQDQVKRIKESRAHPKEKKSQREKPEETTVIEINEPETSEYENPAEPIIQDFTDHAYANEDKTESQLSENISSKEDYEGEEPGLEKSMPTAELENFDYQLPSMELLDEPTSSPQSQGRSHIQATVRKLEKTFQSFGVKAKVTKVHVGPAVTKYEVYPDTGVKVSKIVNLNDDLALALAAKDIRIEAPIPGKSAVGIEVPNQEISMVSLREVLETGKSNTEAKLGFALGRDISGEAVMSELNKMPHLLVAGATGSGKSVCINGIITSILMRAKPHEVKMMMIDPKKVELNVYNGIPHLLAPVVTDPKKASRALKKVVSEMERRYDLFSETGTRNIESYNEYIKKHNKESEDTQPQLPYIVVLVDELADLMMVASNEVEDAITRLAQMARAAGIHLIIATQRPSVDVITGVIKANIPSRIAFSVSSQTDSRTILDSGGAEKLLGRGDMLFTPVGSNKPTRVQGAFLSDEEVERVVNFCVEQQKAQYQEEMIPEEENEVKQEVDDDLYPEAVQMVIEMQSASVSMIQRRFRVGYTRAARLIDAMEDNGIVGPYEGSKPRSVLVSQVSEEQSS
- a CDS encoding ClpP family protease, whose translation is MKESPQEQEKDKSKGQSSIVDKIQQLGQSNVPQPADSNIHVLPIIGQIEGHVQLPSQNKTTKYEHMIPQLIAIEQNPKIEGLVVLLNTVGGDVEAGLAISEMIASLSKPTVSIVLGGGHSIGVPIAVSADYSFIAETATMTIHPIRMTGLVIGVPQTFEYMDKMQDRVVNFVTRHSNVDEEKFKELMFAKGNLTRDIGTNVVGQQAVDHGLIDAVGGVKEAMSKLNELIDHNKENEKKVVQ
- a CDS encoding YlzJ-like family protein, yielding MIHYTPLSEYDIFPSHEKEQQIIYNQDKKCSVKCQDMGDGKKQIVQVLSTDPAHYMDPSLQPGQWLDS
- a CDS encoding BMP family lipoprotein gives rise to the protein MFKNRRFLLVFSLLLVIGLVLGACGASDDGGDSAEDSGGDSENNTENSSENGSNEDFSVAMVTDVGGVDDKSFNQSAWEGLQAFGEENGMSKGEGYDYAQSESDADYNTNLNRLVRQDYNLIYGIGYLLQPAIEEVAAQYPDTNFAIVDSGAEGDNVASILFKEHQGSFLAGVAAAKKTQSNQVGFVGGVDGALINKFEAGFEAGVKSVNADITVDVQYAEAFDAPDDGKLIASDMYSKGIDVIYHASGATGNGVFAQAKDLKKNNPDEDVWVIGVDRDQHEEGAIGDNNVTLTSMVKRVDIAVQDVANQAMNGEFPAGETIEYGLDDDAISLARTNEEALTDDIITAIEDWKEKIINGDVEVPSTREELETYVNSL
- a CDS encoding GntR family transcriptional regulator, encoding MSIKHDTRHLYLQVIEQIKKDIENGIFIEKQKLPSEFQLSKSLGVSRATLREALRILEEEGVVTRRHGVGTFVNPKPLFTSGIEELDSVTGMIAKSGMRPGTQYLTAELVEATIEDRKRFAVMDLHNLAKVERVRTADEEPVVYCIDKIPEGLLPIDQIREADSMFGILEAYTGKSISYAVTHIEPIGYHEKISPILNCEPEQALLLLKQMHYTVDDEPMLLSSNYFRADKFSFHVLRKRV